A part of Brienomyrus brachyistius isolate T26 unplaced genomic scaffold, BBRACH_0.4 scaffold65, whole genome shotgun sequence genomic DNA contains:
- the LOC125725350 gene encoding uncharacterized protein LOC125725350: MTIFVVFCYQNMCVKDAKRRTYNRCAHLEIKERFKDNLAENTLTEGFRELSLFCELGLFLKLGLFREFGLFRELGLFLVFGLFLKLGLFRELGLFLVFGLFRELGLFLVFGLFRELGLFLVFGLFRDFGLFRDFGLFRELGLFLVFGLFRELGLFLVFGLFRDFGLFLVFGLFRDFGLFRELGLFRELGLFRELDLFLPLNRLQHPSQ; encoded by the coding sequence atgACTATATTTGTAGTCTTTTGCTATCAGAACATGTGTGTGAAAGATGCAAAAAGACGCACTTACAACCGCTGTGCTCATCTGGAAATCAAAgaaagatttaaagataactTAGCCGAAAACACGCTAACAGAGGGGTTCCGCGAGCTCAGCCTGTTCTGCGAGCTCGGCCTGTTCCTCAAGCTGGGCCTGTTCCGCGAGTTCGGCCTGTTCCGCGAGCTCGGCCTGTTCCTCGTTTTCGGCCTGTTCCTCAAGCTGGGCCTGTTCCGCGAGCTCGGCCTGTTCCTTGTTTTCGGCCTGTTCCGCGAGCTCGGCCTGTTCCTCGTTTTCGGCCTGTTCCGCGAGCTCGGCCTGTTCCTCGTTTTCGGCCTGTTCCGCGATTTCGGCCTGTTCCGCGATTTCGGCCTTTTCCGCGAGCTCGGCCTGTTCCTCGTTTTCGGCCTGTTCCGCGAGCTCGGCCTGTTCCTCGTTTTCGGCCTGTTCCGCGATTTCGGCCTGTTCCTCGTTTTCGGCCTGTTCCGCGATTTCGGCCTGTTCCGCGAGCTCGGCCTGTTCCGCGAGCTCGGCCTGTTCCGTGAGCTCGATCTGTTCCTGCCCCTGAATCGGCTGCAGCACCCATCCCAGTAA